The Fibrobacter sp. UWB16 genomic interval CTCGACAGCCGACGTTTACAAAGGCGAGCAGACGGCCGCGACATACAAAGTTTCGGACACAAATCCATTGCAGACCTACTACTGGCGCGTAGATGAGGTCGATGCGAACGGAACGGTTACAGCAGGAAATATCTGGTCATTCAAACCAGGGCGTTTAGCGTTTGAAGGAGCCGAGGGCTATGGTCGTAACGCGGTCGGTGGCCGTGGCGGAAAAGTCGTGTACGTAACAAATCTGAACGACGATGGAGCCGGCAGTTTGCGAGAGGCATGTACGGCAGACATCGGTCCACGAACCATCATGTTCAAAGTCGCAGGCGTAATACAACTCAAAAGTCGTTTGGTCTGCAATCAGGATTACGTGACGATTGCGGGGCAGACGTCTCCCGGCAAGGGTATTACCATCAAGAGCGCCCCCATCGGCTTTACGGGCAAGGATATGGTTATCCGCTTTATGCGCGTGCGCTTAGGTTACGGCACAACTTACGATGGCATGGGCCTTACAGGTGGCGACCACAGCATTCTTGATCACGCAAGTATCAGCTGGACAATTGACGAAGCTTTTTCTAGTCGCGGCGGCAAAAACCTGACGCTACAGCGCACTTTGATTTCGGAAGCCTTGGATGTTGCTGACCACCAAAATTATGCAGCAGGAACAGGGCATGGATACGCAGCAACAATCGGCGGCGACATCGGGAGTTTCCACCACAACTTGCTGGCGCACAACGCAGGGCGCAATTGGAGTCTTGGCGGCGGACTAGACGGTAACGGCTATTATGCAGGTCGCTTGGACATTTTCAACAACGTGGTCTATAACTGGAAAAGCCGCGTGACCGATGGCGGAGCGCACGAAGTGAACTTTGTCGGAAACTACTACAAGGAAGGCGCAGGCACAACTCTTCACGGCTATACGTTGCGCGCCCAATTTGAAGGAACTGGCAAAGGTTCGCAAGCTTACTATTACCACAACAACATTTTGCAAGCCGCAAACGGTTCATTCACTTGCAATGGGAACAACGACAACTGCGGACGCGAATACACACTGAGCGGCGGGCAAGTTCTCGATTGGGAACCATGGAATAGCAAACCTTTCTTTGATTCTTACGCCACAGTGCAGAGCGCATCGGCAGCATACAAGGACGTGCTGAGCGATGTAGGCCAAACCATGCCTATTCTCGATAATCATGACCAACGCATGATTCGGGAAACCAAAAACGGAACTTACAGCGTCGTGGGTTCTGTCGGCAAAACCAAAGGAATTCCCGACCGCGAAACGGACGCCGTTGACACAGCGAATATCAAGGGCTGGGAACCGTATCCGAGCACAAGCTGGGCAAACGATTACGACTCCGATCTCGATGGTCTTCCGGACTGGTGGGAAAATATGTACGGTTACAATCCGAAATCCAAGAGCGGTGACTTTAGCGAATCTAACAAAGACCGATTGGGTGACGGTTGGACAGAACTGGAACGCTACCTGGAATGGATGGCTCGCGCGCACTACACCTTCGCGAAAGGTGAAACCCAAGTCATTGACCTTGCTCAATTTACCAAGGGCTACGACAACGGCTCCTATACCGTGAACGCCCCGACAGGCGTAACCGCAACCGTGAGCGGATCCAAGATGACTGTAAAACTTGCCGATAACTTCGGCGGCGTGGGCTACATCAAATTTACGCTCAAGGACAATGCAGGCGACACCTTTAGCCGCAACATCGGCGTGACGCAACAGCTCGCAATATCAACTATTGTTGCAGGAGACTCCACAGAAGTCGGTGATTCAACAACTACCGCAATTATGAATCGACAAGCGGCAAACCGCAATGATTTACGTCTGTTCCCTCGCAAGCAAGGTTTCCACGACTTGAAAGGCCGCCGCTTCGAAAAGCAAATTCCATACAGAGTAATGTTTTAAATATTCTCATCAACCTAACCAAAACACCTCGGCGAACGCCGAGGTGTTTCGTTGTAGGATTTGATAGAGAGAAAAATTATTTTCCGCCGACAGGGAACAGCGCAAATTGCAACTGAAAAACTTTATCTGAATTCTTATCTTCTTCGGCGATGAGCGCAATTTCCTTGCGGAAGGCGTTGATGCGCTCCACGATGCGTTCGTAACCTTCCTGGCTAATGCCTAGCGTAAGCCCAGAAACATGACGCGAGCCCGGCGGGTCGCGATCAATAGAATCCGCAGCAAGCTTTAGACAATGCTGGTGGAAACCGCGCAGCGCAAGTTTTGACGTGCGGTCCCCCGTGCTAATCGCGCTCTCGGTGAGCACGTATTTGCCGTCATCCCCTTTCTTGATAAGTTCACAGTCTTCGAGCAACTTGACCGATTTTTTTGCCTCGTCCGCCGTCACATGCGGGTGGACCATTTTCGCAAGCGCTTCATAATCGCCGTCAAAACCGAACATGCCGATAAGACTGCGAATAATCAGGTGCCGCCAATGCGAATACACCATGTACTGCGCATGCCCGAGAATATGCTGTTTCTCGGAAAAGCGCACCACCTTGAGCGCCGCCTGCATTTCTTCAAACGCAGCATTGCGCTCCTCCATCGTATCCGCCTGATTGAACTTCACAAGCCCAATAAAAAACTCGGTCTCGTGCTTACCCAAGCGAAGTCCAGAAGCCACTTTCGGGATGCTCGCGCTCGAAAGATTCTTGTCACCGTTCATCACGCGACTGATGAAATCTTTGGCCTTGAACCCGATTTTATCCGAGAAAACGCGGAGCGAAAAGGCAGGGTTCGCCTCCTTCTTTGCGCTATAATAATCCTTCAAAAAATCCCGGTAGTCCAGGTATTCGAAGATTTTTTTCCCTAGTTTCTTTTCGCCCATGCCATAAATGTAAGAAAATTATGTTTTGCGGAGTATAAAAAAGCGACTTTAGCGTTGTCCAGAAACAACGAGAAATTTGGCTTAACGAGAAAAGCGCTTTGAAGTGCGCGCCGCAAGATTTAGATTATGGGTATGGGGGAATAATCCCCCTAATTGCAGCCCGCTTCGCGGTCTTCCATTACCCCCAATGCGGGCTTCAAACGCCAGCCCGCAACGCCTGGCTTAATTGCTATAAAGGGATGGAACAAGCCAAAAGTTGGGTAATCGCAAAAAAAGTGAGGAACAATGGGTATGAAAGGTTTTGGTCACATCGCTCTTGCAAGCGTTGTCTCAATTTTCGGAATTTCCGCAGTACACGCGGCAGATGCGG includes:
- a CDS encoding TIGR02147 family protein encodes the protein MGEKKLGKKIFEYLDYRDFLKDYYSAKKEANPAFSLRVFSDKIGFKAKDFISRVMNGDKNLSSASIPKVASGLRLGKHETEFFIGLVKFNQADTMEERNAAFEEMQAALKVVRFSEKQHILGHAQYMVYSHWRHLIIRSLIGMFGFDGDYEALAKMVHPHVTADEAKKSVKLLEDCELIKKGDDGKYVLTESAISTGDRTSKLALRGFHQHCLKLAADSIDRDPPGSRHVSGLTLGISQEGYERIVERINAFRKEIALIAEEDKNSDKVFQLQFALFPVGGK